One Onthophagus taurus isolate NC chromosome 11, IU_Otau_3.0, whole genome shotgun sequence genomic window carries:
- the LOC139431811 gene encoding uncharacterized protein, producing the protein MNKSERQLALIQNDNLLRNFDNYSYDLSLNNLAFTGIKERCVWHFIEDFHITTNFCVDIMHDIFERGCNYDLTALLNRLIFDLKLFRLSDLNSRINLFNYGELEKLNKPPAISGELSTFKLKMSASEMLSFTRYLGLMIGDLVPQNLDVWQLWIKLREIIDIVTCPVMRYEDINHLKISIEEHNMLHIKYFGNLKPKHHHLVHYPTVAEMSGPLIHMWCMRSEQKHRQSKLTSKVSGGFKNILHTLAVKEQLRLYYNLLTQKSEKYEFGSFIAENLNRLKEHFTQLNNNLTRFVKWVNIKGTIYKSGMIIVLNVEDIPLFASISYIATVREEIYFIYEKISSTGFDSHVNIL; encoded by the coding sequence ATGAATAAAAGTGAACGACAGTTAGCTTTGATACAAAACGATAATTTACttagaaattttgataattactCATATGACTTAAGTCTTAATAATTTAGCTTTTACCGGTATCAAAGAACGATGTGTTTGGCACTTTATAGAGGATTTTCACATCACAACTAATTTTTGTGTGGATATAATGcatgacatttttgaaagggGCTGTAATTATGATTTAACGGCTTTACTCAACAGATTAATATTCGATTTGAAATTATTCCGATTAAGCGATTTAAATTCaagaataaatctttttaattacggagaattagaaaaacttaataaaccACCGGCGATAAGCGGCGAACTTTCAACGTTCAAACTTAAAATGTCTGCCAGTGAAATGTTAAGTTTTACTCGCTATTTAGGTTTAATGATAGGCGACTTAGTGCCACAAAATTTAGACGTTTGGCAACTTTGGATTAAACTTCGGGAAATTATTGATATAGTAACTTGTCCAGTCATGAGATATGAGgacataaatcatttaaaaatatcaattgaAGAACATAATATGTTACACATCAAATATTTTGGCAATCTTAAACCTAAACATCATCACCTTGTACATTATCCAACAGTTGCAGAAATGAGTGGTCCTTTAATTCATATGTGGTGTATGAGATCCGAACAAAAACATAGACAATCTAAATTAACATCTAAAGTATCGGGaggatttaaaaatattttacacaCACTAGCTGTTAAGGAGCAATTGCGACTATACTATAATTTGTTAACACAAAAGTCTGAGAAATATGAATTTGGTTCCTTTATTGCAGAAAACTTGAATAGGCTAAAAGAACATTTTACGCAACTTAACAATAACCTAACACGATTTGTAAAATGGGTGAATATAAAAGGAACAATTTATAAATCAGGAAtgattattgttttaaatgttgaaGATATTCCTTTATTTGCGTCTATAAGTTATATTGCTACTGTGCGggaagaaatttattttatttatgaaaaaataagtTCAACAGGTTTTGACAGTCATGTCAACATATTATAA